The following are encoded in a window of Magnetospirillum sp. 15-1 genomic DNA:
- a CDS encoding transporter substrate-binding domain-containing protein, translating to MNWRVGLFEMVGMPRPSMLLAVLLLAMALRAPPAGAAEPTDPANPNVIIAAFNEAPPMAYTNAKGRLDGALFRVARSLFAAAGIPWQGMAYPTLRLLKGLQDGSFNFSMLVRMPALDECCLFSSEPVVIQEPRVYFLAGKTPVSSKEDLAGHSLIVVNGFTYGGMINHFNNPANRVTLEKAETLDAAFRMLAAERADYLLSYEINARTVLAARPIDGLESRVIGRIPVYLVLSRTYPDADAVLARLERLVKAMNLPVIMAED from the coding sequence ATGAATTGGCGGGTTGGCCTTTTTGAAATGGTTGGTATGCCGCGTCCATCCATGCTGCTTGCGGTGCTCCTTCTGGCGATGGCGCTCCGGGCGCCGCCCGCCGGAGCCGCCGAGCCGACTGACCCCGCCAATCCGAACGTAATTATTGCCGCTTTCAATGAAGCGCCGCCCATGGCCTATACCAATGCCAAGGGCCGGCTCGACGGGGCGCTGTTCCGGGTGGCGCGCTCATTGTTCGCAGCGGCCGGCATACCCTGGCAGGGCATGGCCTATCCGACCCTGAGGCTTCTCAAGGGGCTGCAGGATGGCAGCTTCAACTTTTCCATGCTGGTCCGCATGCCGGCCCTGGACGAGTGCTGCCTGTTCAGTTCGGAGCCGGTGGTCATCCAGGAGCCGAGAGTCTATTTCCTGGCCGGCAAGACACCGGTTTCCAGCAAGGAAGACCTGGCCGGGCATTCGCTGATCGTCGTCAATGGTTTCACCTATGGCGGCATGATCAATCATTTCAATAACCCCGCCAATCGGGTGACCCTGGAAAAAGCCGAGACGCTGGATGCCGCCTTTCGGATGCTGGCGGCGGAGCGGGCCGATTACCTGCTGTCCTACGAGATCAATGCCCGCACCGTCCTGGCCGCCCGCCCGATCGACGGCCTGGAATCTAGGGTTATCGGCCGAATTCCCGTCTATCTGGTTCTGTCCCGAACCTACCCCGATGCCGATGCCGTCCTTGCCCGGCTGGAGCGGCTGGTCAAAGCCATGAACCTGCCGGTGATCATGGCAGAGGATTAG
- a CDS encoding MBL fold metallo-hydrolase — translation MSRSTLIHPFSEPPATAQLLEVAPGVRWIRMPLPFALDHINLWVLDDGDGVVLVDTGLGNDATKALWEEIFAGPLKGVKVNRLIATHFHPDHMGLAGWLSGRLGVDLTAMMREWLFARMLWLEDSADFVANQLHYYTRIGLDAEQLEGVKERRNTYRSRIDIIPVRVIGIRHGDTLSIGGRAWRVIEGGGHSPEHACLYCEEAGLLISGDQVLPRISPIVGVWPQQPESEPLSLFLDALDRLRQLPEETLVLPSHGLPFQGLHTRIDELKAHHAGRLDKTLEACAQPSTAVQVLRVLFTRPLDAHQLGFATGETLAHLHHLMKLGSVVRILEEDGVWRYRRA, via the coding sequence GTGAGCCGTTCGACCCTGATCCATCCCTTTTCCGAACCGCCGGCGACCGCGCAATTGCTGGAGGTGGCGCCGGGGGTGCGGTGGATTCGCATGCCGCTGCCCTTTGCCCTTGATCATATCAATCTGTGGGTTCTGGACGATGGCGACGGGGTGGTGCTGGTCGATACCGGTCTGGGCAACGACGCTACAAAGGCCCTGTGGGAGGAGATTTTCGCCGGGCCGCTGAAGGGCGTAAAGGTCAACCGGCTGATCGCCACCCACTTCCATCCCGACCACATGGGGCTCGCCGGCTGGCTGAGCGGGAGGCTGGGGGTCGACCTTACCGCCATGATGCGCGAATGGCTGTTCGCTCGCATGCTGTGGCTGGAGGACAGTGCCGATTTCGTTGCCAACCAACTGCATTACTACACCCGCATCGGCCTGGATGCCGAGCAGTTGGAAGGGGTGAAGGAACGGCGCAACACCTATCGCTCGCGTATCGATATTATTCCGGTGCGGGTCATCGGCATCCGTCACGGCGATACCTTATCCATCGGCGGGCGCGCCTGGCGGGTGATCGAGGGCGGCGGTCATTCCCCCGAGCATGCCTGCCTGTATTGCGAGGAGGCCGGGTTGCTGATCTCCGGCGATCAGGTCCTGCCGCGCATCTCGCCCATCGTCGGCGTCTGGCCGCAGCAGCCGGAATCCGAGCCGCTGTCCCTGTTTCTCGATGCCCTGGACCGTCTGCGCCAGCTCCCCGAGGAGACCCTGGTGCTGCCCTCCCACGGCCTGCCGTTCCAGGGGCTGCACACCCGCATCGACGAGCTCAAGGCCCATCACGCCGGGCGCCTGGACAAGACCCTGGAGGCCTGTGCCCAGCCGTCAACGGCGGTGCAGGTGCTGAGGGTGCTGTTCACCCGTCCGCTGGACGCCCATCAACTGGGCTTCGCCACCGGCGAGACCCTGGCCCACCTCCATCATCTGATGAAGCTGGGCTCCGTGGTGCGGATTCTGGAGGAAGACGGGGTGTGGCGGTATCGGCGGGCCTAG
- a CDS encoding metalloregulator ArsR/SmtB family transcription factor yields MELEKLQESARRASALLKAMSNEHRLMILCQLLPGEKSVGELERIIGLSQSALSQHLARLRRDSLVTTRRQAQTIFYSLAGIEARAVIDTLYGLYCKPEGVACAG; encoded by the coding sequence ATGGAATTGGAAAAGCTTCAGGAAAGCGCCCGCCGGGCCAGCGCATTGCTGAAGGCCATGAGCAACGAGCACCGTCTGATGATCCTCTGTCAGCTGCTTCCCGGTGAAAAATCGGTGGGCGAGCTGGAACGCATCATCGGCCTCAGCCAGTCGGCGCTGTCCCAGCATCTGGCCCGCCTGCGCCGCGACTCCCTGGTCACCACCAGACGGCAGGCCCAGACCATCTTCTATTCCCTGGCCGGTATCGAGGCCCGCGCGGTGATCGACACCCTGTACGGGCTTTATTGCAAGCCGGAAGGGGTGGCCTGCGCCGGCTGA
- the dxs gene encoding 1-deoxy-D-xylulose-5-phosphate synthase — protein MTPPPVTGKPKSSLLDRVSSPADIRDFTIEELEQLTYEVRQEMIQSVSFTGGHLGAGLGVAELTVALHHIFDTPRDRLIWDVGHQAYPHKILTGRRSRMRTMRQGGGLSGFTRRSESEYDPFGAGHSSTSISAALGMAVARDLKGATNNVIAVIGDGAMSAGQAYEAMNNAGAAGSRLIVILNDNDMSIAPPVGALSAHLSRLLSSPSYHSLRHLVKDLAHLLPPPLERAMGRAEEYARGMVSGGGTLFEELGFYYIGPIDGHNFEHLLPVLKNVRDSDETRPVLLHVVTKKGRGYPPAEAAADKYHGVGRFDVLTGQLEKPKANAPSYTSVFSKALIAEAEVDDRVVAITAAMPAGTGLDKFGDRFPARTFDVGIAEQHAVTFAGGLATEGFKPFCAIYSSFLQRAYDQVQHDVVLQRLPVRFAIDRAGLVGADGATHAGSYDMAFLGCLPDIVIMCPSDEAELMHAVATAVSIDDRPSAFRYPRGEGVGIELPERGSVMPIGKGRVMREGNRVAILSLGTRLAEVLKAADELTARGLAPTVVDARFMKPLDEELILRLAREHEVLITVEEGSVGGFGSHVLHLLASKGALDRGLKVRPLALPDVFVEHDAPLVQYEKIGLNASGIVATVLTALGETRAAVSA, from the coding sequence ATGACTCCTCCCCCCGTCACCGGAAAGCCCAAGTCGTCCCTGCTCGACCGCGTGTCGAGTCCGGCCGACATCCGCGACTTCACCATCGAGGAGCTGGAACAGCTGACCTACGAGGTCCGCCAGGAAATGATCCAGTCGGTATCGTTCACCGGCGGCCATCTGGGGGCCGGCCTGGGCGTCGCCGAACTGACCGTGGCGCTGCACCACATCTTCGACACGCCGCGCGACCGGCTGATCTGGGACGTGGGCCATCAGGCCTATCCCCACAAGATCCTCACCGGGCGCCGTAGCCGCATGCGCACCATGCGCCAGGGCGGCGGCCTGTCGGGCTTCACCCGCCGGTCGGAGAGCGAATACGACCCCTTCGGCGCCGGCCACTCCTCCACCTCCATCTCGGCGGCGCTGGGCATGGCGGTGGCGCGCGATCTCAAGGGCGCCACCAACAACGTCATCGCGGTGATCGGCGACGGCGCCATGAGCGCCGGGCAGGCCTACGAGGCCATGAACAACGCCGGGGCGGCGGGCTCGCGCCTGATCGTCATCCTCAACGACAACGATATGTCCATTGCCCCGCCGGTCGGCGCGCTCTCCGCCCACCTGTCGCGCCTGCTGTCGTCGCCGTCCTACCATTCGCTCCGCCATCTGGTGAAGGATCTGGCCCACCTGCTGCCGCCTCCCCTCGAGCGGGCCATGGGCCGCGCCGAGGAATACGCCCGCGGCATGGTCTCCGGCGGCGGCACGCTGTTCGAGGAGCTGGGCTTCTATTACATCGGCCCCATCGACGGCCATAATTTCGAGCACCTGCTGCCGGTACTGAAGAACGTCCGCGATTCCGACGAGACCCGTCCGGTGCTGCTGCACGTGGTGACCAAGAAGGGCCGCGGCTATCCGCCGGCCGAGGCCGCCGCCGACAAGTATCACGGCGTCGGCCGCTTCGACGTGCTGACCGGCCAGTTGGAGAAGCCCAAGGCCAACGCGCCGTCCTATACCTCGGTGTTCTCCAAGGCGCTGATCGCCGAAGCCGAGGTGGACGACCGCGTCGTCGCCATCACCGCCGCCATGCCGGCGGGAACCGGCCTCGACAAGTTCGGTGACCGCTTCCCGGCGCGCACCTTCGACGTGGGCATCGCCGAACAGCATGCGGTGACCTTCGCCGGCGGTCTGGCCACCGAGGGCTTCAAGCCGTTCTGCGCCATCTATTCGTCGTTCCTGCAGCGCGCCTACGACCAGGTACAGCACGACGTGGTGCTGCAGCGTCTCCCCGTGCGCTTCGCCATCGACCGGGCCGGTCTGGTGGGCGCCGACGGCGCCACCCATGCCGGCTCCTACGACATGGCCTTCCTGGGCTGCCTGCCCGACATCGTCATCATGTGTCCGTCCGACGAGGCCGAACTGATGCACGCCGTCGCCACCGCCGTATCCATCGACGACCGCCCCTCGGCCTTCCGCTATCCGCGCGGCGAGGGTGTCGGCATCGAACTGCCCGAGCGCGGCTCGGTGATGCCCATCGGCAAGGGCCGCGTGATGCGCGAAGGCAACCGGGTCGCCATCCTGTCGCTGGGCACCCGTCTGGCCGAGGTTCTCAAGGCCGCCGACGAGCTGACGGCTCGCGGCCTCGCCCCCACCGTGGTGGATGCCCGCTTCATGAAGCCGCTGGACGAGGAACTGATTCTCCGTCTGGCGCGCGAGCATGAAGTGCTGATCACCGTCGAGGAGGGCTCGGTCGGCGGCTTCGGCAGCCATGTGCTGCACCTGCTGGCCTCCAAGGGTGCCCTGGATCGCGGCCTCAAGGTTCGCCCCCTGGCCTTGCCCGACGTCTTCGTCGAGCACGATGCCCCCCTGGTCCAGTACGAGAAGATCGGCCTCAACGCCTCGGGCATCGTGGCGACCGTGCTGACCGCCCTGGGCGAGACCCGCGCCGCGGTCAGCGCCTGA
- the kdsA gene encoding 3-deoxy-8-phosphooctulonate synthase, producing the protein MTNALHHVAVNDDVILGNDLPLVLIAGPCQMESREHALECAEALKIIAAEAGVSLIYKSSFDKANRTSLAGQRGVGLDKAIPIFAEIKAKLGLPVLTDVHTEEQCTIAAKVADVLQIPAFLCRQTDLLVAAGRSGAVINVKKGQFLAPWDMANVAAKIESTGNSRILLTERGASFGYNTLVTDMRGLPIMARTGWPVIMDATHAVQAPGGQGNSSGGDRRFAPVLARAAVAIGVAGVFVECHPDPDHAPSDGPNMIAMKDMPALIEVLMKLDATAKCHPVSID; encoded by the coding sequence ATGACCAATGCGCTCCATCACGTTGCCGTCAATGACGATGTCATTCTCGGCAACGACCTGCCTTTGGTGTTGATCGCCGGGCCTTGCCAGATGGAGAGCCGGGAGCATGCCCTGGAATGCGCCGAGGCGCTGAAGATCATCGCCGCCGAGGCGGGCGTCTCGCTGATCTACAAATCGTCGTTCGACAAGGCCAACCGTACCTCGCTGGCCGGCCAGCGAGGCGTCGGGCTGGACAAGGCCATTCCCATCTTCGCCGAGATCAAGGCCAAGCTGGGCCTGCCGGTGCTGACCGACGTCCATACCGAGGAACAGTGCACCATCGCCGCCAAGGTGGCCGACGTGCTGCAGATTCCCGCCTTCCTCTGCCGCCAGACCGACCTGCTGGTCGCCGCCGGACGCTCGGGGGCGGTCATCAACGTCAAGAAGGGCCAGTTCCTGGCGCCCTGGGACATGGCCAACGTGGCCGCCAAGATCGAAAGCACCGGCAACTCGCGCATCCTGCTGACCGAGCGCGGCGCCAGTTTCGGCTACAACACCCTGGTCACCGACATGCGCGGCCTGCCCATCATGGCGCGGACCGGCTGGCCGGTGATCATGGACGCCACCCACGCCGTGCAGGCGCCGGGCGGACAGGGCAATTCGTCGGGCGGCGACCGCCGCTTCGCCCCCGTCCTGGCGCGGGCCGCCGTCGCCATCGGCGTTGCCGGCGTGTTCGTGGAATGCCATCCCGATCCCGATCATGCGCCGTCCGACGGCCCCAACATGATCGCCATGAAGGATATGCCGGCGCTGATCGAGGTGTTGATGAAGCTCGACGCCACCGCCAAGTGCCATCCCGTTTCCATTGACTGA
- a CDS encoding polyprenyl synthetase family protein has protein sequence MSPRLTEALTIVSQAVNSELDRLLPVSESPDSRVHEAMRYATLDGGKRLRPFLVMQSASLFNVAESAAIRVASAIEMIHCYSLVHDDLPCMDDDDLRRGRPTCHKAFDEATALLAGDALLTKAFEVLVNPATHADPAVRCELVADLAHASGGQGMVGGQMIDLQAHTLDLDVAGITRLQQLKTGRLFSFSCEAGAVLGKAHGELRLALRNYAHDLGLAFQIADDILDVEGDVAEVGKRLNKDADAGKATFVSLLGLERAKSQADMLAEQACRHLDPFGDKADLMRDVARFVVRRRS, from the coding sequence ATGTCTCCGCGCCTCACCGAGGCTCTGACCATCGTCAGCCAGGCCGTCAATTCCGAGCTGGATCGTTTATTGCCGGTTTCCGAATCGCCGGATTCCAGGGTTCACGAGGCCATGCGCTACGCCACCCTGGACGGCGGCAAGCGGCTGCGCCCCTTCCTGGTGATGCAGTCGGCCAGCCTGTTCAACGTCGCCGAGAGCGCCGCCATCCGGGTGGCCTCGGCCATCGAGATGATCCACTGCTATTCGCTGGTCCACGACGACCTGCCCTGCATGGACGACGACGACCTGCGCCGCGGCCGCCCCACCTGCCACAAGGCCTTCGACGAGGCCACCGCCCTGCTGGCCGGCGACGCCCTGCTGACCAAGGCGTTCGAGGTTCTGGTCAACCCCGCCACCCACGCCGACCCGGCGGTGCGCTGCGAACTGGTGGCCGATCTGGCCCACGCCTCGGGCGGCCAGGGCATGGTCGGCGGCCAGATGATCGACCTGCAGGCCCATACCCTGGACCTGGATGTGGCCGGCATCACCCGCCTGCAGCAGCTGAAGACCGGCCGCCTGTTCTCGTTCTCGTGCGAGGCCGGCGCCGTCCTGGGCAAGGCCCATGGCGAGCTGCGGCTGGCGCTGCGCAATTACGCCCATGATTTGGGTCTGGCCTTCCAGATCGCCGACGACATCCTCGATGTCGAGGGTGACGTGGCCGAGGTGGGCAAGCGTCTCAACAAGGACGCCGATGCCGGCAAGGCGACCTTCGTGTCGCTGCTGGGCCTCGAACGCGCCAAATCCCAGGCGGACATGCTGGCCGAACAGGCCTGTCGCCATCTCGATCCCTTCGGCGACAAGGCCGATCTGATGCGGGACGTTGCCCGCTTCGTCGTTCGCCGCCGTTCGTGA
- the eno gene encoding phosphopyruvate hydratase: MTAIIDIHGREILDSRGNPTVEVDVVLETGVIGRAAVPSGASTGVHEACELRDGDKTRYLGKGVQKACDSVNGEIYDALSGMDVEDQILLDKTMIDLDGTPNKARLGANAILGVSLAAAKAAAEESGLPLYRYVGGAFASTLPVPMMNIINGGAHADNPIDIQEFMIMPVGASSCSEAIRMGAEVFHALKKTLKDAGHNTNVGDEGGFAPNLKSAEMALDFIMKSIESAGYKPGEDIMLALDCASSEFFKEGKYVMAGAKKTYDQKGLVKFYAKLVGSYPIISIEDGCAEDDLEGWELLTDALGAKVQLVGDDLFVTNPERLSMGIDKGLANSILVKVNQIGTLSETLEAVDMAHKAGYTAVMSHRSGETEDSTIADLAVATNCGQIKTGSLSRSDRIAKYNQLIRIEELLGSAARYAGTAIMRR; the protein is encoded by the coding sequence ATGACCGCCATTATCGATATCCATGGCCGCGAGATTCTCGACTCGCGTGGCAATCCCACCGTCGAGGTCGACGTGGTGCTGGAGACCGGCGTGATCGGCCGCGCGGCCGTTCCGTCGGGTGCTTCCACCGGCGTTCACGAGGCGTGCGAGCTGCGCGATGGCGACAAGACGCGCTATCTCGGCAAGGGCGTGCAGAAGGCCTGTGATTCGGTCAATGGCGAGATCTACGACGCCCTGTCGGGCATGGATGTCGAGGACCAGATCCTGCTCGACAAGACCATGATCGATCTGGACGGCACCCCCAACAAGGCCCGCCTGGGCGCCAACGCCATCCTGGGCGTCTCGCTGGCCGCCGCCAAGGCCGCCGCCGAGGAATCCGGCCTGCCGCTCTACCGCTATGTGGGCGGCGCCTTCGCCTCCACCTTGCCGGTGCCCATGATGAACATCATCAACGGCGGGGCGCACGCCGACAACCCCATCGACATCCAGGAATTCATGATCATGCCGGTGGGCGCCTCGTCGTGCTCCGAGGCCATCCGCATGGGCGCCGAGGTGTTCCACGCGCTCAAGAAGACCCTGAAGGACGCCGGCCACAACACCAATGTGGGTGACGAAGGCGGCTTCGCTCCCAACCTGAAGAGCGCCGAGATGGCTCTCGACTTCATCATGAAGTCCATCGAGAGCGCCGGTTACAAGCCGGGCGAGGACATCATGCTGGCGCTCGACTGTGCCTCCTCCGAATTCTTCAAGGAGGGCAAGTACGTCATGGCGGGCGCCAAGAAGACCTATGACCAGAAGGGCCTGGTCAAGTTCTACGCCAAGCTGGTCGGCTCCTATCCGATCATCTCCATCGAGGATGGCTGTGCCGAGGACGATCTGGAGGGCTGGGAACTGCTGACCGACGCCCTGGGCGCCAAGGTGCAGCTGGTGGGCGACGATCTGTTCGTCACCAACCCCGAGCGCCTGTCCATGGGCATCGACAAGGGCCTGGCCAATTCCATCCTGGTGAAGGTCAACCAGATCGGCACCCTGTCCGAGACCCTGGAAGCCGTCGACATGGCCCACAAGGCCGGCTACACCGCCGTCATGAGCCATCGTTCGGGCGAGACCGAGGACTCGACCATCGCCGATCTGGCCGTCGCCACCAATTGCGGCCAGATCAAGACCGGCTCGCTGTCGCGTTCCGACCGTATCGCCAAGTACAACCAGTTGATCCGCATCGAGGAGTTGCTGGGCTCGGCCGCCCGCTATGCCGGCACGGCCATCATGCGGCGCTAA